GATTGGCGAAAAGTAACACATATACCTTACAGCATAGCTGGGTATGAGTGCTTCATTTACATGAAAATTTTTGCAGAGTTTGCATTGCTTAATTCATTACTTTCGATGCGTCAACAAGCCGGATTAACTCAAAACAAGCTCGCGGAGCGAATGGGAACGCTAAAGGTAACATTTCTCGATTGAGAAAATAGCAATCCAAACTGGAAAACATTAAAAATACGCGCATGCCCATGGTTTTGGTATCTCCATTACTTTATCGAATAGTGCTATATGGCAAAGTCGAGGTTAAAAACCAGAGATTAGTTCCAGTCCATTAGATATTCAACCTTATATGCATCTAGCTAAAATGATAAAGTCAACGTTTTACCCTAATCACAAAATCCATGTGTTCATTTTTTTATGTTGTTCATTTTTTTTGAACAAGATATAATTATGAACAAGGCACAGAGGATATTGTGATGAATATAGATAAACTATTGTCGATCATAAAGGATAGATCAAAGCTTCAATGTAAATTTGATGAAAAACGAAATCAATTAACCCTCCAAATTGAAAAGAATAATAAGCTAATTTATAAGCCTGAACTGGTTGGCAATATCGATAATTCGAATATTGGTGCTATCGTTAAATATATGCAACATTTAAATAAAAAAAGCATTTTAATTAGCAACCACATAAATAAAACTCTAGCTGATAAATTGCAAAAAGCGAATATTGAGTACGTTGATTTTTCCGGCAATATGTATATAAACTCTCCCCCTGTATTCATCTCTATTAAAGGAGAAATGCCTCAGAAGAAAAGTCTATCGAATATCACTCGATTCACACTGAGTGTTGCCAGCATAAAACTTATTTTTACATTGCTGGTCATTGAAAAACCGCTAGAGCATACCTATCGTGAGCTTGCTAAAATGAGTGATGTGGCATTAGGAAGTGTTAGCAAAACACTTTTAATTTTAGAAAAGCATGGATATATAATAGAAAAAAATCGTGGTGAAAAGCATTTGGTTAATAAAGATATCTTATTAAGTAAATGGTGTGTTGGCTATGCTGAAAAATTACGACCAAAATTAATAATCGATACATTTTCAACAGATAATCTGGAACAGCTTAAAGAAACAAATCCCTGTGAATTTAACTTTCTTTGGGGAGGAGAAATAGCTGCTGCCAAGTTAACTCATTATCTAAGCCCCCAAATAATTACACTTTATGCAGATGATGCATTACCACTATTACAATATAAATGCAGATTAAAAAAAGAAAGCAATGGGAACATAGAGTTAATAAAAAAATTCTGGAATTTTGGTACCAAAAATTATAAAGAAAACCATGTGCCATTCATTTTGGTTTATGCCGATTTATTAAGCTCACTCGATGAAAGAACTCAAGAAACAGCGGAAATGATATATGACAAGTTCATTAGAAAACAGGTGGAGTAATATCTCGGCTAACGATATTGAATTATTTTCATTGATTAACAAGATTACTCTTGAGAATGATTGTTCGTATTTTTTAATTGGAGCTAAAGCGAGGGATATACTCCTAGCCTATTTTGATAGAAAGGTAGACTTAAGAAAAACGCTGGATACGGATATTGCTGTATGCTGCAGAAATTGGGAAGAGTTCTATAAAATTAAAGCTGCATTAGTTAATAACGGTGACTTTACTGTCGATGAAAAATTTGAACCTCGTATCATATCTAGAAAATATGGCTGGCTGGACATTGTTCCATTTGGTGAGATAAAGCAACAAAGCTCAAATCTAAAATGGCCACCAGATTATGATATAGAATTTAGTCTGGTTGGGTTTGAAGATACATTTAAGCATGCAATCGAAATCACAATTAGGGATATTACTATAAAAGTTGCTTCTCCAATGGGGTTGGTTCTTCTGAAGCTTTTTGCATGGGTTAGCAGAAGAACTCAAAAAGATGCCAGTGATTTTGCTTATATTATTGCCAACTATTTTGACTTCGGCAATGAAAATAGGCTTTATGAAGAAAATCAGGATCTCCTCAATCAAAACTTTGATTTCACGCTGAGTGGATGTCGTCTTTTAGGTCGTGATTTAAAAAATTTGTCCATAGAAACAAGTAGTCGCCTGAAGGATTTTTTTGATAATGACGAATTAAAAAATGGACTAGTATTATCTATTTCCAGGGCTCAATATAATTACCAGGAGGCGAGCAATATGCTCCAAATGATTAAACAGGGCTTCTTAGACTGAGTGTAAAATTAATTAATCAGTTGCCTGGTATGAAAAAAATGTGGGACATGTGGGACATGGGGACACCCTCGCCATTACTGGCTTTTAGCCGCCCCAACCTTGAGCTTCTTTGGTAGGGCATTTGGGACATTGAGCAATTTCGTTATCAATCATATCGTTCGATACACATTTTTGAATTAGATCTTTTGTGCTTGACATTCTTTGAGGGAATACGAGACTTTTTCCAAGCTTAAGGAGTAAGCCCGATGTTCCTACAAAATGTAGGCAGTTGGAAGTCAAAGGATAGGAAAAAAGAATATCAATCAATTATCCAAGGAAGATACCTCTCGGCATTTGGCTGAGGAGTAAACAACTGAGGAATTTCCTATGACTTTAAAAAAACATCCCGTTTACATCTATTAAACGAATTCGAATCAGCGTCACATTCTGCGCTTTTTAATCAACAAACGATTGCTGCGGTATTAAGCTGTTCCACCCAGTTACTTGAACGTAACCGCTGGACGGGTGGTGGTGTTCCCTATTTAAAAATTGGTCGCAAGGTGTTGTACCGAAAAAGCGATGTGTTCAATTTTCTCCAACAACAAAAAATTTATTACTGAACCCGTAACGAAGGTCAGTTACAGCTCGTTGAGAACGCATAAATTTAAAATTTGTCAGAATGAATTTCATTCATTCCGGCGGTTTGATTGTTGTTTGGAGAATAATGTATGTCACAAAATTATGTTATTGAATTACCCAATACAAAGCAGCACCCAATACCTCCTCGGTGGATATGCGCACCATCGTATGTCGTTGCCAAAACCCGGGGTGAATGGGGTCGTTTGCTGGAATGGCAGGATGATGATGGGATAACTCATCAGTGGGCAATGCCCCTGGCTTTGTTGCAGGGTGATGCCTCTGATGTGAGGCGAGAGTTGGCAAGATTGGGATTGAGTATTTCTCCCAATAGAACTGCTCGCGATTTGTTAGCCTTCTATTTACAAGTCTTTCCAGTAGACACACGTACACGATGTGTTGATAAACTGGGTTGGCATGGCGATGTCTTTGTAACAGCATCCCAATGTGTAGGGCAATCAACAGAGAAGATTGTATTCCAGAATTCCAATGCCAGTGAACCAGCAGTTTCTATCAAGGGTAGGCAATTCAAGATGGTCTTTGCCGTATCTGTAGCTCTTGCAACTGTATTGGCAAAGATTATTGGCGAAGACTCTGGAGGTTTTCATTTCAGAGGCGCATCCTCATCAGGCAAAAGCACTGCATTGAGTCTAGCTGCCTCTGTTTGAGGAAACCCACAATCTTATTGTCGTTTATGGCGAAGCACCAGCAATGGTGCTTGAAGGCTTGGCATCATTACATAATGATGGATTGCTTATCCTTGATGAACTCAGTCAAATGGATCCCAGAGAAGCTGGGGAGGCGGCTTATTTGCTGGCTAATGGTCAGGGAAAACACGTGCTTCTCGGACAGGTAAAGTAAGGCAATCTTCCCCATGGTCTTTATTTTTCTTGTCTGCTGGTGAAAAGTCCTTGACAGCACTCAGGAAAAATCAGGACAGCTTATTAACGCAGGTCAGGAAATTAGGCTTGCTGAGGTTTAATTGAATTTTGCCAAAACCCATACTAGAGTTGGCTCCCCGGACAAGACTCGAACTTGTGACCTAATGATTAACAGTCATCCGCTCTACCGACTGAGCTACCGGGGAATAAGGTGGCATCTTAATGCTATTTTTCTCAAGGATCAAGTGTATCGTGCATATTTTTTTTATTGAGTATTTTTATTTGACACTATTAAAGCGCAATTCGTTATTTGTGCAAACAAGTAAGGGCTTAAAGAAAGTTGCTTAACCATTTGCTCATGGTTAAGCAACATTTTCTTAACTACAAAAGCGTTGCAGGCGATCCATTGCGTCGCGCAAAATTTCCATGCTGGTTGCAAAAGAGAGACGAATGCATCCTTCGTTACCAAACGCTGAGCCCGGAACAAGAGCCAACCCTACTTCTTGAAGTAACTTATCGGCAAATTCAATGTCATTTGCAAAGCCACGTTTTTCAATAATTGATTGAACATTAGGGAAACTATAAAAGGTTCCATCGGCCGGAATCACTTCAATGCCTGGTATGTCATACATGCGTTGTACAATATAATCATGTCGACTTTGAAAGGCTGCCACCATTACCTTGATAGTTTCATCACCACCATTTAAGGCTGCAACAGCCGCTTTTTGAGCGATAGAACAAGGGTTCGAGGTAGATTGAGACTGAACTGTTGTCATTGCGGCAATAAGTGGTGCAGGACCTGCAGCATAACCAATGCGCCAACCTGTCATGGAGTAAGCTTTAGACACCCCATTTAAAACAATAGTACGAGAGTATAATGCGGGACAAGCATTAAGTACGTTGGCGAAAGGTTGTGTCCAAAGAATATGCTCATACATATCATCAGTTGCAATAAACACATGCGGATGTTTCATTAAAACATCGGTTAATGCGGTTAATTCTTCTAATGAATAGGCAACTCCTGAAGGATTGGAAGGACTATTTAAAATTACTAATTTTGTTTTTGGGGTAATCGCTTTTTCAAGTTGTGCGGCTGAAATTTTAAAACGATCTGCTGGCGTGGTTGGAATAATGATGGGTGTTCCCCCTGCCAACAAAACGATATCAGGATAGGAAACCCAGTAGGGTGCCGGAATAATAACTTCGTCCCCTTCCTCAATTAAAGCTTGGCATAGGTTATAAACACTTTGCTTACCACCGACGGAGACCAAAATTTGATTCGCCTGATAATTCAGGTCATTATCTCGTTTAAATTTATTAATGATTGCTTGTTTTAATTCAGGAATACCATCGACAGCTGTATATTTGGTAAAGCCTGCTTCAATAGCAGCAACGGCTGCATTTTTAATATGTTGAGGAGTATCGAAATCTGGTTCACCAGTGCCTAAACTAATAATATCAAGCCCCTCTGCCCGCATTCTTGCAGCTTTCGCAGCTACTGCAAGGGTTGGAGAAGGTTTAACAGCTTGCATGCGTTTCGCCAGTGCGATATCCATCTTGAAACTCCTGTGGTATATTTCTGACCAAACGATTCGCGAATGCTCACAAAATCGAATTGATCGGTTATAGTTTATATTATGAAAAATGTATTCAAAATTTATGCAAATTACCAGCCTGCAGGTGATCAGCCAACAGCCATTGCTTCACTAATCGAGGGTGTAGAGTCCGGATTAGCACGCCAAATTCTTTTGGGCGTTACAGGTTCGGGAAAAACGTTCACCATTGCTCATGTTATTCAGGCAATGAAGAGGCCAACGCTTATTATGGCGCCCAATAAAACATTGGCAGCGCAGCTTTATGGCGAGTTCAAAACCTTTTTTCCTGATAATGCCGTGGAATATTTCGTCTCTTACTATGATTATTACCAGCCCGAAGCCTATGTTCCAGCCTCAGACACGTTCATTGAAAAAGACGCGTCCATTAACGAGCACATTGAGCAAATGCGTCTTTCAGCCACGAAGGCATTAATTGAGCGCAAAGATGCCATTATTGTTGCAACCGTTTCAGCGATTTATGGACTGGGTGATCCCGATTCCTATTTGCGTATGTTATTACATCTTTCCCGCGGAGAACAATGCGATCAGAGGAAAATTTTAAAACGACTTGCAGAAATGCAGTACACTCGCAGTCAGCAATCTTTGGATAGAGGTCAGTTTCGGGTCCATGGTGATGTTATTGATGTTTTTCCCGCGGATTCTGAAAAAGAGGCCATTAGAATAGAACTTTTTGATGATGAAGTAGAAAATATCGCTCGATTTGATCCATTAACAGGTGAAATTTTACAGCGCTTACCTCGTGTCACTATTTTCCCAAAAACCCACTATGTAACGCCTCGTGAGCGGATTTTACAAACTATAGATTGGGTTAAAGAAGAGCTGCAAGAGCGTTTGGCTGAATTTACTGCGCAAAATAAATTACTGGAAGCGCAACGTCTGCAACAACGGACTTGTTTTGATATTGAAATGATGTTGGAGCTTGGTTACTGCTCGGGAATTGAAAATTATTCTCGGTATTTATCGGGGCGTAAAGTGGGTGAACCACCACCCACGTTATTTGATTATTTACCCCCTGAAGCATTGCTCATTATCGATGAGTCCCATGTCACTGTACCGCAAATTGGAGGTATGTACCGCGGAGACAGGGCACGAAAAGAAACTTTGGTTGAGTATGGTTTCCGTCTTCCTTCCGCATTGGACAATCGCCCTTTGCGTTTTGAAGAATTTGAAGGGCGCTCACCACAAACAATCTATGTATCAGCAACTCCTGGTCCCTATGAGCGCGAGCATGCTGATAATATTGCTGAACAGGTAGTGCGGCCAACAGGATTGGTTGATCCTCATGTCTTTGTAAGGCCAGTTAAAAACCAAATTGATGATTTGTTATCGGAAATTCATCTGGTGGTTGCTCAGGGGGAGCGTGTTTTGGTCACTACACTTACAAAGCGAATGGCGGAAGACTTAACTGATTATCTGCACGAACATGGGGTTAAAGTGCGTTATCTTCATGCGGACATCGATACGGTTGAGCGCATGGAAATTATCAGAGATTTACGATTAGGTGAATTTGATGTTCTGGTTGGCATTAACTTGTTGCGTGAAGGTTTAGACATGCCTGAAGTCGCTTTAGTGGCTATATTAGATGCCGATAAAGAAGGCTTCTTGCGCTCCGATCGTTCCCTTATCCAAACGATAGGTCGAGCTGCTCGTAATGTGAATGGTCGTGCCATTCTTTATGCTGACTATGTGACAGGTTCAATGCAAAGAGCGTTGGACGAAACTGATCGTCGCCGTAATAAGCAAATCGAATTTAACAAAATGCATGGCATCACACCCAAGGGTATACGGAAATCGGTGGAAGATATTATGGAAGGTGCTTATAGCACCAAGCGTAAAGCACAAGTTCAAGAACGCAAAGCCCTCTATTTGCCACTGTCGCCAGAAGAGCTTGCTAAAGAAATTAAAGTCCTGGAGAAACAGATG
The nucleotide sequence above comes from Legionella hackeliae. Encoded proteins:
- a CDS encoding type IV toxin-antitoxin system AbiEi family antitoxin, producing MNIDKLLSIIKDRSKLQCKFDEKRNQLTLQIEKNNKLIYKPELVGNIDNSNIGAIVKYMQHLNKKSILISNHINKTLADKLQKANIEYVDFSGNMYINSPPVFISIKGEMPQKKSLSNITRFTLSVASIKLIFTLLVIEKPLEHTYRELAKMSDVALGSVSKTLLILEKHGYIIEKNRGEKHLVNKDILLSKWCVGYAEKLRPKLIIDTFSTDNLEQLKETNPCEFNFLWGGEIAAAKLTHYLSPQIITLYADDALPLLQYKCRLKKESNGNIELIKKFWNFGTKNYKENHVPFILVYADLLSSLDERTQETAEMIYDKFIRKQVE
- a CDS encoding nucleotidyl transferase AbiEii/AbiGii toxin family protein, whose translation is MTSSLENRWSNISANDIELFSLINKITLENDCSYFLIGAKARDILLAYFDRKVDLRKTLDTDIAVCCRNWEEFYKIKAALVNNGDFTVDEKFEPRIISRKYGWLDIVPFGEIKQQSSNLKWPPDYDIEFSLVGFEDTFKHAIEITIRDITIKVASPMGLVLLKLFAWVSRRTQKDASDFAYIIANYFDFGNENRLYEENQDLLNQNFDFTLSGCRLLGRDLKNLSIETSSRLKDFFDNDELKNGLVLSISRAQYNYQEASNMLQMIKQGFLD
- a CDS encoding DNA-binding protein; the protein is MSYDFKKTSRLHLLNEFESASHSALFNQQTIAAVLSCSTQLLERNRWTGGGVPYLKIGRKVLYRKSDVFNFLQQQKIYY
- a CDS encoding DUF927 domain-containing protein — translated: MSQNYVIELPNTKQHPIPPRWICAPSYVVAKTRGEWGRLLEWQDDDGITHQWAMPLALLQGDASDVRRELARLGLSISPNRTARDLLAFYLQVFPVDTRTRCVDKLGWHGDVFVTASQCVGQSTEKIVFQNSNASEPAVSIKGRQFKMVFAVSVALATVLAKIIGEDSGGFHFRGASSSGKSTALSLAASV
- a CDS encoding DUF927 domain-containing protein, whose translation is MVLEGLASLHNDGLLILDELSQMDPREAGEAAYLLANGQGKHVLLGQVK
- a CDS encoding pyridoxal phosphate-dependent aminotransferase; translation: MDIALAKRMQAVKPSPTLAVAAKAARMRAEGLDIISLGTGEPDFDTPQHIKNAAVAAIEAGFTKYTAVDGIPELKQAIINKFKRDNDLNYQANQILVSVGGKQSVYNLCQALIEEGDEVIIPAPYWVSYPDIVLLAGGTPIIIPTTPADRFKISAAQLEKAITPKTKLVILNSPSNPSGVAYSLEELTALTDVLMKHPHVFIATDDMYEHILWTQPFANVLNACPALYSRTIVLNGVSKAYSMTGWRIGYAAGPAPLIAAMTTVQSQSTSNPCSIAQKAAVAALNGGDETIKVMVAAFQSRHDYIVQRMYDIPGIEVIPADGTFYSFPNVQSIIEKRGFANDIEFADKLLQEVGLALVPGSAFGNEGCIRLSFATSMEILRDAMDRLQRFCS
- the uvrB gene encoding excinuclease ABC subunit UvrB; amino-acid sequence: MKNVFKIYANYQPAGDQPTAIASLIEGVESGLARQILLGVTGSGKTFTIAHVIQAMKRPTLIMAPNKTLAAQLYGEFKTFFPDNAVEYFVSYYDYYQPEAYVPASDTFIEKDASINEHIEQMRLSATKALIERKDAIIVATVSAIYGLGDPDSYLRMLLHLSRGEQCDQRKILKRLAEMQYTRSQQSLDRGQFRVHGDVIDVFPADSEKEAIRIELFDDEVENIARFDPLTGEILQRLPRVTIFPKTHYVTPRERILQTIDWVKEELQERLAEFTAQNKLLEAQRLQQRTCFDIEMMLELGYCSGIENYSRYLSGRKVGEPPPTLFDYLPPEALLIIDESHVTVPQIGGMYRGDRARKETLVEYGFRLPSALDNRPLRFEEFEGRSPQTIYVSATPGPYEREHADNIAEQVVRPTGLVDPHVFVRPVKNQIDDLLSEIHLVVAQGERVLVTTLTKRMAEDLTDYLHEHGVKVRYLHADIDTVERMEIIRDLRLGEFDVLVGINLLREGLDMPEVALVAILDADKEGFLRSDRSLIQTIGRAARNVNGRAILYADYVTGSMQRALDETDRRRNKQIEFNKMHGITPKGIRKSVEDIMEGAYSTKRKAQVQERKALYLPLSPEELAKEIKVLEKQMHLHAKNMEFEQAAKVRDQLLMLKEQLKTA